Proteins from a single region of Candidatus Poribacteria bacterium:
- the dapB gene encoding 4-hydroxy-tetrahydrodipicolinate reductase has protein sequence MIRVIINGACGRMGRLIIQGVSQQADMELVGAIEYPEHPQIGSDAGVVAGIGDIGVPITGELDDLLQNADVVIEFSKPEATIEHLRQVVNADKAMIIATTGYDPDELETVKALASQIRCVMAPNMSLGVNVMIQALELIAKALGDDYDIEVIEAHHNHKADSPSGTALRLAETVAAALDRDLDEVGVYGRHGIVGARPKKQIGIHAVRGGDIAGDHTVLFATEGEQLSVVHRAHSPEAFAKGAIRAARWVVDAPKGLHDISKVLFEK, from the coding sequence ATGATTCGTGTAATTATTAATGGGGCATGCGGACGTATGGGACGGCTCATTATCCAAGGTGTCTCCCAACAAGCCGATATGGAACTTGTCGGCGCGATTGAATATCCTGAACACCCACAAATCGGGAGCGATGCGGGTGTCGTCGCAGGTATCGGCGATATCGGTGTCCCCATCACAGGTGAACTCGACGACCTACTTCAAAATGCTGATGTCGTCATCGAATTCTCCAAACCTGAAGCAACCATTGAACACCTCCGACAAGTCGTCAATGCCGACAAAGCGATGATAATCGCAACAACCGGATATGATCCTGACGAGCTGGAAACGGTCAAAGCACTCGCCTCACAGATCCGCTGCGTGATGGCACCGAACATGAGCCTCGGTGTTAACGTGATGATCCAAGCCCTTGAATTAATCGCTAAGGCTCTTGGAGACGATTACGATATTGAGGTCATAGAGGCACACCACAACCACAAAGCAGATTCACCGAGTGGCACAGCACTCCGTTTAGCGGAAACTGTCGCTGCGGCATTGGATCGAGACTTAGACGAGGTAGGTGTCTACGGCAGACACGGCATTGTCGGTGCGAGACCTAAGAAACAGATCGGCATCCATGCGGTACGAGGCGGTGACATTGCTGGCGACCATACCGTGCTGTTCGCAACCGAGGGTGAGCAATTGAGTGTTGTCCATCGCGCCCACAGTCCAGAGGCATTCGCCAAAGGGGCGATTCGCGCAGCGAGATGGGTCGTCGATGCCCCCAAAGGCTTACACGACATCAGTAAAGTCCTTTTTGAGAAGTAA
- the dapB gene encoding 4-hydroxy-tetrahydrodipicolinate reductase, with translation MIRVVITGVCGRMGRCITRGIAQQSDMALVGAIQYPSHPHIGSDAGVVAGIGEIGVPITGKLEDVLQNADVVIEFSKPKATLEHLQQVVNTEKAIVIGTTGFDSDELATIKALTSQIRCVMAPNMSLGVNVMIQALDLIAKALGDDYNIEVIEAHHNHKSDSPSGTALRLVETVTASLERDLEEVCIYGRHGIVGARPKKQIGIHAVRGGDIAGDHTVLFTTEGEQLRIVHRAHNPEAYAKGAIRAARWVVNAPKGLHDVSEVLFHSQKHD, from the coding sequence ATGATTCGTGTAGTTATTACCGGTGTCTGTGGTCGTATGGGACGGTGCATCACACGAGGCATCGCCCAACAATCAGATATGGCACTCGTTGGGGCTATCCAATATCCATCGCATCCACACATCGGAAGTGATGCTGGTGTTGTCGCGGGTATTGGTGAAATAGGTGTCCCTATCACGGGTAAACTTGAGGATGTCCTCCAAAACGCTGATGTCGTGATTGAGTTTTCAAAACCGAAAGCGACCTTGGAGCATCTTCAACAGGTTGTCAATACAGAGAAAGCCATAGTTATCGGAACGACCGGGTTTGATTCTGATGAACTCGCAACCATCAAAGCACTCACCTCTCAGATTCGTTGTGTGATGGCACCGAACATGAGCCTCGGTGTCAATGTGATGATTCAAGCACTCGATTTAATTGCAAAAGCTCTTGGAGATGATTATAATATTGAGGTAATAGAAGCACATCACAATCACAAATCGGATTCGCCGAGCGGCACTGCACTCCGTTTAGTAGAGACGGTCACTGCATCACTGGAGCGAGACTTAGAAGAGGTGTGCATTTATGGCAGACACGGCATTGTCGGCGCGAGACCGAAGAAACAGATTGGTATCCATGCGGTGCGTGGCGGTGATATTGCTGGCGATCACACAGTACTGTTTACAACTGAAGGTGAGCAATTGCGTATTGTTCACCGTGCGCATAACCCAGAGGCGTATGCCAAGGGTGCGATCCGTGCAGCGAGATGGGTCGTCAATGCGCCTAAAGGCTTACACGATGTCAGTGAAGTCCTTTTTCATTCTCAGAAACATGACTAA
- a CDS encoding c-type cytochrome translates to MMYATHKFVKVCCQSISKLCERTISTSCIACGVFLLFSGVGFFLFSAVNAEDLEVDRAPAAPREDTTEEDVIDGAFYFRLMCWGCHAGETRGTEAPDLFKPQWLYGWTDDGIFQTIFNGLPGTRMQKFGGKLSDEAINMIVGYVRSEQAKAAGVSVEETKPSEEWTPYMEGDVKAGETIFFSDGYACGKCHTVHGRGATGTGGEIGPDLTYIARTRSPQFIVESTLNPRAYIADAYELLTIFTKDGKEITGRKRYLYDHRGRKNDEVVQILDSSGKLWTTYYKKDIRSTSVPQAGVMPENYADILSVKQMHDLLAYLFTLK, encoded by the coding sequence ATGATGTACGCCACTCACAAGTTTGTAAAGGTGTGTTGTCAGTCTATATCTAAACTGTGTGAACGAACAATTTCGACCTCATGCATAGCGTGCGGCGTTTTCCTTCTCTTTTCAGGCGTTGGTTTCTTCCTTTTTTCTGCTGTGAACGCCGAAGATCTGGAGGTAGACAGGGCACCTGCGGCACCGAGAGAAGACACCACTGAGGAAGATGTTATAGACGGCGCTTTCTATTTCCGTTTAATGTGTTGGGGGTGTCATGCAGGAGAGACACGCGGTACGGAGGCACCGGACCTCTTCAAACCGCAATGGCTTTACGGATGGACGGATGACGGTATCTTCCAGACAATATTCAACGGACTTCCGGGAACGCGGATGCAAAAGTTCGGTGGTAAACTCTCTGACGAAGCGATTAACATGATTGTTGGTTACGTCCGATCGGAACAAGCAAAAGCCGCAGGCGTTTCCGTAGAGGAAACAAAACCTTCTGAGGAATGGACACCTTATATGGAGGGCGATGTCAAAGCAGGAGAAACTATCTTCTTCTCAGACGGATATGCTTGTGGTAAATGCCATACAGTTCACGGCAGAGGTGCCACTGGTACTGGCGGCGAGATAGGTCCCGATTTGACCTATATAGCGCGCACGCGTTCCCCGCAATTCATTGTGGAATCCACCCTCAATCCGCGTGCCTACATCGCTGATGCGTACGAATTGCTCACTATTTTCACCAAAGATGGAAAGGAAATTACGGGCAGGAAACGGTATCTGTACGATCACAGAGGGCGTAAGAATGATGAGGTTGTGCAGATACTTGATAGTTCAGGGAAGTTGTGGACGACTTACTATAAAAAAGATATAAGGAGCACCAGCGTTCCACAAGCAGGCGTTATGCCTGAAAACTATGCTGATATTCTTTCAGTAAAGCAGATGCATGACCTTCTGGCATATCTGTTCACGTTGAAATAG
- the lipA gene encoding lipoyl synthase, producing the protein MLKTLPLVEPKTQQRRHPTWIKARMPSGGNYAELKKLMRDLQLHTVCEEARCPNIGECWNSRTATFMILGDVCTRRCMFCAVKKGTPGGIVDTDEPRRLGEAVGYLKLNHIVITSVNRDDLTDGGASVFAECIAEARKHRPGCTVEVLIPDLEGNWDALAVIVQAHPEVLNHNTETVSRLYRRVRPYANYQQTLNLLRIGKQLDAQILTKSGLMVGLGETVTELLETMQDIRNTECDILTIGQYLSPSPRHLPIQRYYTPEEFVELKEAGLEMGFRHVESGPLVRSSYHAGEQARLDQN; encoded by the coding sequence ATGCTAAAAACACTTCCGCTCGTTGAGCCAAAAACCCAGCAACGACGGCACCCGACCTGGATCAAGGCGCGGATGCCGAGCGGTGGTAACTACGCTGAGCTCAAAAAACTCATGCGGGACCTACAGCTCCACACGGTTTGTGAAGAGGCGCGATGTCCCAACATCGGTGAATGTTGGAATAGCCGCACCGCCACCTTCATGATACTCGGAGATGTCTGCACACGCCGCTGCATGTTTTGTGCTGTCAAAAAAGGCACGCCCGGTGGTATCGTCGATACAGATGAACCGCGTAGGCTCGGCGAGGCAGTCGGTTATCTAAAACTCAATCACATCGTTATCACCTCAGTCAACCGAGACGACCTCACAGACGGTGGTGCGAGCGTTTTTGCCGAATGTATCGCTGAAGCGCGGAAACACCGCCCCGGATGCACAGTGGAAGTCCTTATCCCCGACCTTGAAGGAAATTGGGACGCACTCGCCGTCATCGTGCAAGCACATCCAGAAGTGCTCAATCACAACACCGAGACAGTCTCACGCCTCTACCGCCGTGTCCGTCCATACGCAAATTACCAACAAACCCTGAATCTCCTCCGAATCGGTAAGCAATTGGATGCACAGATACTCACAAAGTCTGGACTCATGGTAGGCTTAGGTGAAACTGTGACAGAACTCTTAGAGACAATGCAGGACATCCGCAATACCGAATGTGACATTCTCACCATAGGTCAATATCTCTCCCCTTCTCCACGCCATTTACCGATCCAACGCTACTACACGCCCGAAGAATTTGTGGAACTCAAAGAAGCAGGACTCGAAATGGGATTTCGACATGTAGAATCGGGTCCATTAGTGCGGAGTTCCTACCACGCTGGCGAGCAAGCAAGATTAGACCAAAACTAA
- the lepB gene encoding signal peptidase I: MNDNDTQLSKWQKFQKTIVWEYAQVIVVALILVFGFIRPFVVEAFKIPSGSMEDTLLIGDRILVCKFIYGVKIPGTDIKVFDFHKPSRGDVFVFIPPHDRERNFIKRIVAVEGDTIETRGDTLYINGEAAEDSHYTKHITFSHFRRGDFPPFRQPEYLPETEAFSDYSLTTNQFRRKFPDGKPFTVPKGTVFAMGDNRDQSSDSRSWGPVDVNDIKGQAFMVYWSFDARPAKLWEVWKMVGNVRFNRIGKLIHAHP; this comes from the coding sequence ATGAATGATAACGACACCCAATTATCTAAATGGCAAAAATTTCAGAAAACGATTGTATGGGAATACGCGCAAGTTATCGTTGTCGCACTGATTCTCGTTTTCGGGTTTATACGTCCCTTCGTTGTTGAGGCTTTCAAAATCCCATCGGGTTCAATGGAAGACACGCTTCTTATCGGAGACCGGATTCTGGTGTGCAAATTTATCTACGGCGTTAAAATTCCCGGCACGGACATCAAAGTTTTCGATTTCCATAAACCCTCCCGTGGTGACGTTTTCGTTTTTATCCCGCCACACGACAGGGAACGAAATTTTATCAAGCGCATCGTAGCCGTTGAAGGGGATACAATTGAAACACGCGGCGACACACTTTATATCAATGGCGAAGCAGCTGAAGATAGTCATTATACAAAACATATAACCTTCAGCCATTTCAGAAGGGGTGATTTCCCACCCTTCCGTCAGCCGGAGTATCTGCCAGAGACAGAGGCTTTTTCAGACTACAGCTTAACCACAAATCAATTTAGGCGTAAATTTCCTGACGGGAAACCCTTCACTGTTCCGAAAGGCACGGTATTCGCGATGGGTGATAACCGAGACCAGAGCAGCGATAGCCGTTCTTGGGGACCTGTAGATGTAAATGACATTAAGGGGCAAGCATTTATGGTGTACTGGTCATTCGATGCTCGCCCAGCGAAGCTGTGGGAAGTGTGGAAGATGGTAGGTAACGTCCGATTCAACCGAATTGGCAAACTCATCCATGCACATCCTTAA
- the selB gene encoding selenocysteine-specific translation elongation factor, which translates to MHQDRRHLIIGTAGHVDHGKTALVGRLTGMETDRLKEEQERGLSIELGFAYFDLPDGSRAGIVDVPGHEKFIRSMLSGAYGMDIVLFVVDAKEGVQEQTLEHLAILDLLGISNGILVMTKSDLATPDELAEATEMTQEMLVGTSLEGIPNVSVSSITGEGIEVLKQTIVEQVTVATKAEENDGIPRLYVDRVFTVQGFGVVVTGTLIGGSINQDQRMVILPQGEPIRVRGIQVHNETAPVAQAGQRTALNLSGISAQDIQRGDVLCPIEFSQVTDNIDMSLQVLTSFPRILEHWTRLRAYLGTREIFCRLILLVDEAILPGDTVQVQLRLEQPILTFRGDRIILRDFSAQYTVGGGEVINPFAPRHKRFVPETIATLAQWEEANDAQIVNTVLENSDTLCVPESFLYYYLPHSQMNVKAIFDSLEADEKIVRWDKSGRTPLVSDAARTTTAKENIMETLADFHEAQPLLAGQNVSQLRRALKLDEIGFEKLENRLIAENQLVKEGNLIRLASHEIQFSQEEEDAKETLEQLFLEAGINTPTLNELNTSLPEYTPQVIESTFFALLNLGRFVKIADNFFIHQTVFEETRELLITYLRENDIISVAEFRETAQTSRKYAVPFLEYCDSQNLTVRDGNVRRLHPRHKER; encoded by the coding sequence ATGCATCAAGATAGACGACACCTCATCATTGGAACAGCAGGACACGTTGACCACGGAAAAACTGCGCTCGTTGGTAGACTTACCGGGATGGAAACAGACCGGCTTAAAGAAGAACAGGAGCGCGGCTTGTCCATTGAGTTAGGCTTTGCCTACTTCGACCTTCCCGACGGTTCGCGTGCCGGTATTGTTGATGTTCCGGGTCATGAGAAATTCATCAGAAGCATGCTCTCCGGTGCTTATGGCATGGATATCGTCCTCTTCGTTGTTGATGCGAAGGAAGGTGTTCAGGAACAGACCCTTGAACATTTGGCAATCTTGGATCTGCTTGGGATTTCAAACGGCATCCTCGTGATGACAAAATCGGACTTGGCTACGCCCGATGAATTGGCGGAAGCGACCGAAATGACACAGGAAATGCTCGTCGGAACGAGTCTTGAAGGCATCCCAAATGTCAGTGTATCCTCGATAACGGGTGAAGGTATCGAAGTGCTGAAGCAGACGATTGTCGAACAGGTAACAGTCGCAACGAAAGCAGAGGAAAACGATGGAATTCCGAGATTATACGTTGACAGGGTTTTCACGGTGCAAGGGTTTGGCGTCGTTGTGACAGGCACCCTGATTGGTGGCTCAATTAACCAAGACCAACGGATGGTGATCCTCCCGCAAGGCGAGCCTATCCGCGTGCGCGGAATACAAGTGCACAACGAAACTGCCCCGGTTGCACAAGCAGGACAAAGAACAGCACTGAATCTTTCCGGTATCTCTGCCCAAGACATCCAACGCGGCGATGTGCTCTGTCCAATTGAGTTCTCACAAGTGACCGACAACATTGATATGTCGCTGCAAGTGCTAACATCATTTCCAAGGATACTTGAACACTGGACGCGTCTGCGTGCGTATCTCGGTACCCGTGAAATATTTTGCCGCCTGATTCTACTGGTTGACGAAGCAATTCTACCGGGTGACACTGTGCAAGTTCAACTCCGCTTAGAACAACCGATTCTCACGTTTAGAGGGGATCGAATTATTCTACGAGATTTCTCAGCGCAATACACGGTCGGTGGCGGCGAGGTTATTAATCCGTTTGCGCCGCGGCATAAGCGGTTCGTCCCAGAAACCATCGCCACTTTAGCACAGTGGGAAGAAGCCAACGATGCCCAGATAGTGAACACTGTGTTAGAAAACAGCGACACCCTTTGCGTACCAGAATCGTTTCTATATTACTATCTACCACATTCGCAGATGAACGTGAAAGCCATTTTCGACAGCCTTGAAGCGGACGAGAAGATTGTGCGATGGGATAAATCGGGGAGAACGCCCCTCGTTTCTGACGCTGCACGCACCACAACAGCCAAAGAAAACATAATGGAGACATTGGCAGATTTCCACGAAGCCCAACCCCTCCTTGCTGGTCAAAACGTTTCGCAACTTCGTCGCGCACTTAAATTGGACGAAATCGGCTTTGAGAAACTTGAGAACCGACTCATTGCCGAGAATCAACTCGTCAAAGAGGGAAATTTGATCCGGTTGGCATCCCACGAAATTCAGTTTTCCCAAGAGGAGGAAGATGCGAAGGAGACGTTAGAGCAACTATTCTTGGAGGCAGGTATCAACACACCGACGCTCAATGAACTCAACACTTCACTTCCAGAATACACGCCGCAGGTGATTGAATCCACATTTTTCGCACTCCTGAACTTGGGACGATTCGTCAAAATAGCGGATAATTTTTTCATTCATCAAACCGTTTTTGAGGAGACACGGGAATTACTCATCACTTATCTCCGAGAAAATGATATAATAAGTGTCGCTGAGTTCCGCGAAACGGCACAAACCTCGCGAAAATACGCTGTCCCGTTCCTTGAGTATTGCGACAGTCAGAATCTCACGGTTCGAGATGGCAATGTCCGAAGGTTACATCCGCGGCACAAGGAAAGATAA
- a CDS encoding PQQ-dependent dehydrogenase, methanol/ethanol family, which produces MKRYIFLEAATLAIFVVALVLVAIPSRVPANAGTEDIQPVTNEMLLSAQDDPESWLMYGRDYRSWRYSQLTEVNTENVNRLVPKWAFQIGTPYDKFECTPLVVDGVMIITTPYSTIYAVNARTGKEIWRYDYELPDDLAICCGMVNRGAAILGDKIFWTTLDAHLLALDVKTGTVLWDRVVGDLTNAESLTVAPLVVKDKVVVGISGAEYGIRGYIDAYYAETGEQAWRFYTVPSKDEPGGDTWEGDSWMTGGGSAWVTGSYDPELNLVYWGTGNPAPDWNGDVRKGDNLYTDCIVALDADTGKLKWYFQATPHDLWDWDGVSEPVLIDMEIDGAPVKALMQANRNGYFYVLDRTNGKFLYAAPYCEQNWSAGLDENGRPTVKPGVSTSEEGTIRVCPGVEGGKNWSPSAYNPLTNYLYVPSLELCGSFHQGRVFYLKGLPYLGSGMTAERDEAGDMKMWGHISAIDISTGEIKWRHKTNFPQWGGCLTTAGGLVFSGDLEGRFMALSAETGEVLWDFQAGSGVFAPPITYELDGVQYVAVASGAVKYAEVNARQGGTLFVFALFDE; this is translated from the coding sequence ATGAAGAGGTACATTTTTCTCGAAGCAGCAACCCTTGCCATCTTTGTAGTAGCCTTAGTCCTTGTTGCGATACCGAGCAGGGTTCCAGCCAACGCCGGGACAGAAGATATCCAACCTGTCACCAACGAGATGCTGCTTTCAGCACAAGACGATCCCGAAAGTTGGTTGATGTATGGGCGGGACTACAGAAGTTGGCGATACAGTCAACTGACAGAAGTTAACACCGAAAACGTCAACAGACTTGTTCCGAAATGGGCATTCCAAATTGGCACACCCTACGATAAATTTGAATGTACCCCACTTGTCGTTGACGGCGTGATGATCATCACAACGCCTTATAGCACAATCTACGCTGTGAACGCAAGAACTGGTAAGGAAATATGGCGGTACGATTATGAACTTCCCGACGATTTGGCGATCTGCTGCGGTATGGTGAACCGAGGGGCTGCCATTCTCGGCGATAAAATCTTCTGGACAACACTTGATGCCCATCTCCTCGCGCTTGATGTGAAAACCGGCACGGTGTTGTGGGATAGAGTTGTCGGCGATCTGACCAACGCCGAGTCCCTCACTGTTGCACCGTTAGTTGTTAAGGACAAAGTGGTTGTCGGTATATCAGGTGCGGAGTACGGCATCCGCGGTTATATTGATGCCTATTACGCTGAAACGGGTGAACAAGCATGGAGATTTTACACCGTCCCTTCAAAAGACGAACCCGGTGGTGACACATGGGAAGGCGATTCATGGATGACAGGCGGCGGATCCGCTTGGGTCACGGGTTCCTACGACCCGGAATTGAATCTCGTCTACTGGGGTACGGGTAATCCGGCACCAGACTGGAACGGCGACGTTCGGAAGGGCGACAACCTCTACACAGACTGCATCGTCGCGTTGGATGCCGATACAGGAAAACTCAAATGGTACTTCCAAGCGACACCGCACGATCTGTGGGATTGGGACGGCGTGAGTGAACCTGTATTGATTGATATGGAAATTGACGGCGCACCAGTTAAAGCGTTGATGCAAGCGAATCGCAACGGTTACTTCTACGTCCTTGACAGAACGAATGGCAAATTTTTATATGCGGCACCTTACTGCGAACAGAACTGGTCTGCTGGACTCGACGAAAACGGTCGTCCGACTGTCAAACCCGGTGTGTCTACTTCAGAGGAAGGCACGATTCGCGTCTGTCCGGGTGTAGAAGGCGGCAAGAACTGGTCCCCCTCAGCCTATAATCCGCTCACAAACTACCTCTACGTTCCTTCGCTGGAACTCTGTGGCTCCTTTCATCAAGGTCGCGTTTTCTATCTGAAAGGATTGCCCTATCTCGGAAGTGGTATGACAGCAGAGAGAGACGAAGCTGGCGATATGAAGATGTGGGGACACATTAGCGCGATCGATATTTCTACAGGTGAGATTAAATGGCGGCACAAGACGAACTTTCCACAATGGGGCGGGTGTCTCACAACAGCGGGCGGTCTCGTTTTTTCGGGTGATTTAGAGGGACGATTTATGGCACTATCAGCGGAAACCGGTGAAGTACTTTGGGATTTCCAGGCCGGCTCCGGTGTTTTCGCACCCCCCATTACCTACGAACTTGACGGCGTCCAATACGTTGCGGTAGCGTCAGGTGCCGTGAAATATGCTGAAGTTAATGCGCGTCAAGGTGGAACCCTCTTTGTGTTCGCGCTTTTTGATGAGTAG
- a CDS encoding transporter substrate-binding domain-containing protein, whose amino-acid sequence MLKLMRVKVEPSLCSRFLMSSHQPSVIGFQIESVVPLSSSASATRTTAVLTAKQVEKGDSPVKHYITLWVSLFTVLVLILPNANANNTLEEIRKKGVLTVCVDVRNLPYSNANPELPGLDVEIAHLLAEGLGVKLELHWLNTLRDSLLADMLEGHCDCVIGIPIEERAMSESIQLGKRVDFSKPYYGTGYVLVKRKNNPQSPKTLNDIKSEMIGAEGGSIASDVLRQQGYNRRVYGSQIAVLDAIKKGQVAYGCVWANAGWLIEKGSRIQQAEQTDTVYPELEIVKGYIPEPRFRWNVSIAFSKGTPTRKTQDFQEAVNKIIEEKWSAEKLKELCEKYHLPYFTPFQEDEKK is encoded by the coding sequence ATGCTGAAGTTAATGCGCGTCAAGGTGGAACCCTCTTTGTGTTCGCGCTTTTTGATGAGTAGCCATCAGCCATCGGTTATCGGCTTTCAGATAGAGAGCGTTGTGCCATTGTCATCGTCAGCAAGTGCCACACGAACTACTGCTGTTCTCACTGCAAAGCAAGTTGAAAAAGGAGATAGCCCCGTGAAACACTATATCACTTTGTGGGTCTCGCTTTTTACAGTCCTCGTTTTGATATTGCCGAACGCAAACGCTAATAATACATTGGAGGAGATTCGGAAAAAGGGTGTTTTAACAGTGTGTGTGGATGTCCGAAATCTACCCTATTCTAATGCGAACCCGGAACTCCCTGGATTAGACGTTGAGATCGCACATCTGCTGGCAGAGGGACTTGGCGTTAAGCTGGAACTTCATTGGCTTAACACGCTTCGCGATAGCCTGCTCGCTGATATGTTAGAGGGACACTGCGATTGTGTGATCGGCATCCCAATTGAGGAGCGCGCGATGAGTGAATCCATCCAATTAGGTAAGCGCGTTGACTTCTCGAAACCGTATTACGGGACCGGCTATGTGTTAGTAAAGCGGAAAAACAACCCACAATCGCCTAAGACTTTGAATGACATCAAATCAGAGATGATTGGCGCAGAAGGCGGATCTATTGCAAGTGATGTCCTTCGGCAGCAGGGGTATAATCGCCGCGTCTACGGCTCACAAATCGCTGTTCTGGACGCTATAAAGAAGGGACAAGTCGCTTACGGATGTGTCTGGGCAAACGCCGGTTGGCTGATAGAAAAAGGTTCACGAATTCAGCAAGCAGAACAGACAGACACTGTCTATCCCGAATTGGAAATTGTTAAGGGGTACATACCAGAACCTCGTTTCCGTTGGAATGTCTCTATCGCTTTCAGCAAAGGGACACCGACACGAAAAACACAAGATTTTCAAGAGGCTGTTAACAAAATCATCGAAGAGAAATGGAGCGCGGAGAAACTCAAAGAACTCTGTGAGAAGTACCATTTACCTTACTTCACTCCATTTCAGGAGGATGAAAAGAAATGA